In one Lolium rigidum isolate FL_2022 chromosome 3, APGP_CSIRO_Lrig_0.1, whole genome shotgun sequence genomic region, the following are encoded:
- the LOC124703275 gene encoding uncharacterized protein LOC124703275, which yields MCILCAVQRWSRRVATMLPWLVLPLILLWALSQLLPAAYRFEVTSPRLACVSVLLLTLFWYEILLPRLSLWRARRSARLREERRTHALELQKLRKTATRRCRNCNNPYRDQNPGGGKFMCSYCGHVSKRPVLDLGPAGKVPAGWPCSQDWANAVGDPGYWLDLQCSTDNSYSGFSWRLFSCFCASMAWFWKKVFRFGSSGDSGGLSRDGRVLTKGGENGANSEESRVDKAKRKAEEKRLARLEKEMLEEEEKKQREEMAKLVEERRKLRDEKAEAEERSKGASPVGEKDARKEAERRRQERKRKEDKGSSKSNSDCEDVDRRVSRDGEMKRGSGRRNETDRRDATRGWTEGYKPHNSEANSPGSKIVQNRTKYFGRMAGGFGGGSFFGRSAQAPVPQANKVTKPLVTATEQSNAVKRDTQSAATPAMVKSAPAGETKNSWTNLHQPVSTNMQGHPTGVKKSWHQLFSRSASVSPYPTVTASAREMNLLPEPNGAQINSAQNFLAQYPPLDSKLSQSMHSTGFLPVNGEPANIPLSHSPAGHLPFFKEAEAALLEEPEQFEDPCYDPDAIALLGPVSESLDNFPPDWDSRFVLNDIPKEPHVRNPMPSPIECPLSRLRTVEENPIKSSHFSTAKGHNGSVSTEATNEQGTWQMWSTPLVQDSLGLRGPQAQWFLPNTNQPNHGTNQLNHGVNRLGGGTRSPLGAGLDDNGLWLQRSPFQQLPLDTESLFLSHNVSENAIHNDFGFGSPNKAARVHPFGSPDPGHSWSNEELVLNGPQVPGQICSPTGVHTGLFPTSPDVQSVWSFDKKRDNIEVIK from the exons ATGTGTATACTGTGCGCCGTGCAACGGTGGTCGCGGCGCGTCGCCACCATGCTGCCGTGGCTCGTCCTCCCGCTCATCCTCCTCTGGGCGCTCTCCCAGCTCCTGCCCGCCGCCTACCGCTTCGAGGTCACCTCCCCGCGCCTCGCCTGcgtctccgtcctcctcctcaccCTCTTCTGGTACGAGATTCTCCTCCCACGCCTCTCGCTCTGGCGCGCACGCCGCTCGGCGCGCCTCCGCGAGGAGCGCCGCACCCACGCCCTGGAGCTCCAGAAGCTCCGCAAGACCGCCACACGCCGTTGCCGCAACTGCAACAATCCCTACAGGGATCAGAACCCCGGTGGTGGCAAGTTCATGTGTTCCTACTGCGGCCATGTATCCAAGCGCCCTGTGCTTGACCTTGGCCCTGCAGGGAAGGTGCCGGCTGGGTGGCCTTGCAGCCAGGATTGGGCCAATGCTGTTGGCGACCCAGGTTACTGGCTTGACCTGCAGTGCTCCACCGACAACTCATACTCTGGATTCTCATGGCGTCTCTTCTCATGCTTTTGCGCGAGCATGGCATGGTTCTGGAAGAAAGTGTTTAGGTTTGGGTCATCAGGGGATAGCGGTGGTTTGAGCCGGGATGGCAGAGTGCTGACAAAAGGAGGCGAGAATGGAGCGAATTCTGAGGAGAGCAGAGTCGACAAGGCGAAAAGGAAGGCTGAGGAGAAGAGGTTGGCTAGGCTGGAGAAGGAaatgctggaggaggaggaaaagaagcAGCGGGAAGAGATGGCGAAATTGGTGGAGGAGCGAAGAAAGCTGAGGGATGAGAAAGCAGAGGCTGAAGAAAGATCCAAAGGCGCTAGCCCCGTTGGGGAGAAGGATGCTAGGAAGGAAGCAGAACGGAGGCGGCAGGAGAGAAAGAGGAAGGAAGACAAGGGATCAAGCAAGAGCAATTCAGATTGCGAGGATGTTGACAGAAGAGTAAGCAGAGACGGTGAGATGAAGCGCGGCTCCGGTAGAAGGAATGAGACAGACAGGCGGGATGCAACAAGAGGTTGGACAGAGGGATATAAACCCCATAACTCTGAAGCTAACAGTCCGGGTAGTAAGATAGTACAAAacaggacaaagtactttggccgAATGGCTGGAGGTTTCGGCGGTGGTTCCTTTTTTGGTAGAAGTGCTCAGGCCCCTGTCCCTCAAGCTAACAAGGTGACTAAACCGCTTGTTACTGCAACTGAACAGAGTAATGCAGTCAAAAGAGATACCCAATCTGCAGCAACACCAGCAATGGTCAAATCTGCTCCAGCCGGAGAAACTAAAAATTCGTGGACTAATCTTCATCAACCT GTTAGTACAAATATGCAGGGACATCCAACAGGCGTTAAAAAGTCATGGCATCAGCTGTTTAGTCGCTCAGCATCAGTTTCCCCTTACCCCACTGTTACTGCTTCAGCTCGCGAAATGAACTTGCTGCCTGAACCAAATGGAGCACAAATAAATAGTGCTCAAAATTTTCTGGCTCAGTATCCTCCTCTGGACAGCAAGTTAAGCCAATCCATGCACTCTACAGGGTTTCTGCCAGTGAATGGAGAACCTGCTAACATTCCACTATCTCATTCCCCAGCTGGACACTTGCCCTTCTTTAAAGAGGCCGAAGCAGCATTACTGGAAGAACCAGAGCAATTTGAGGATCCATGCTATGATCCTGATGCCATCGCATTGCTTGGGCCAGTTTCAGAGTCTCTTGACAACTTTCCTCCAGACTGGGATAGTAGGTTCGTCTTGAATGATATCCCTAAAGAACCACATGTTAGGAACCCCATGCCTTCACCAATTGAGTGTCCTCTATCACGATTACGGACTGTTGAAGAAAATCCTATCAAATCCTCACATTTCTCAACTGCAAAAGGGCATAATGGTTCCGTGTCAACTGAGGCTACCAATGAGCAAGGCACATGGCAGATGTGGAGCACACCATTGGTTCAGGACAGTTTAGGCCTGCGAGGTCCTCAGGCACAGTGGTTTCTACCAAATACGAATCAACCCAACCATGGTACAAATCAACTTAACCATGGTGTCAATCGATTGGGTGGTGGAACAAGAAGCCCCCTTGGTGCTGGTTTGGATGACAATGGTTTATGGCTGCAGAGATCACCCTTCCAGCAATTGCCCCTTGATACAGAGAGTCTGTTCCTTTCACACAACGTGTCAGAAAATGCTATACACAATGACTTTGGTTTTGGATCTCCAAACAAAGCAGCCCGTGTGCACCCCTTTGGGTCACCTGATCCTGGTCATTCTTGGTCCAA